From Cognatishimia activa, one genomic window encodes:
- a CDS encoding heme lyase CcmF/NrfE family subunit — translation MIPEIGHFALILALALALVQSVLPIWGAARNDGAWMHSAQWSALGQVLFVGTAFAALMTSFVRSDFTVVNVVENSHSLKPMLFKIAGTWGSHEGSLLLWVLILAVFGALVALFAGNVAEHTKARTLSVQAWISVGFLTFMLLTSNPFDRVYPAPIDGQDLNPLLQDVGLAMHPPLLYLGYVGFSIVFSFAVAALIEGRVDVAWARWVRPWTLAAWVFLTAGIALGSWWAYYELGWGGWWFWDPVENVSFMPWLMGTALLHSAIVTEKRGAFKSWTILLAILTFSLSLLGTFIVRSGLLTSVHAFAVDPERGLYILGLLAVSIGGSFSLYAWRAPSMEGGGLFKPFSREGGLLFNNLILATATGTVLFGTLYPLFYEAVTGGQKLSVGPPFFNAAFIPMMLPLVFVMGLGPFLSWKRTSAGDLAGRVKYVGLLAIGFGLVAWYVARGGPVLGYLSLALASWLLLATVREWMLRIRLFDVPLIEAMHRARGLPRAAYGMSLAHAGLAIAIFGFVGSSVWKSEQILFVTPGSNIQIAGFDVTFSGAEQIRGPNYIADRGALVVKRNGQKVTTLYPERRFYPIAQSTTTESAIRSTLAGDLYASLSEPASEQAEAKGAWTLRILYEPLVNFIWLGSALLVVGGLVSLSDRRLRVGAPKNRKLRALPMSAE, via the coding sequence ATGATACCTGAGATTGGTCACTTTGCACTCATCCTAGCGCTGGCACTCGCGCTGGTGCAATCGGTGTTGCCCATTTGGGGCGCGGCGCGCAACGATGGCGCGTGGATGCATAGCGCACAGTGGTCTGCACTGGGTCAGGTATTGTTTGTCGGTACCGCCTTTGCGGCGTTGATGACAAGTTTTGTACGCAGTGACTTCACCGTTGTGAATGTTGTGGAGAACTCACATTCGTTGAAGCCAATGTTGTTCAAAATTGCTGGCACCTGGGGCAGTCACGAAGGTTCATTGCTCCTTTGGGTATTAATTCTGGCAGTGTTTGGCGCCCTAGTTGCATTGTTTGCAGGAAATGTCGCTGAACACACCAAAGCCCGAACACTATCGGTTCAAGCTTGGATCAGCGTTGGTTTCCTGACTTTCATGCTTCTCACGTCGAACCCGTTTGACCGTGTGTACCCCGCTCCGATAGACGGACAAGATTTGAACCCACTTTTGCAAGATGTGGGGCTCGCGATGCATCCGCCACTCCTCTATCTTGGTTACGTCGGGTTTTCGATCGTATTTTCGTTTGCTGTCGCCGCTTTGATCGAGGGACGGGTGGACGTGGCTTGGGCACGATGGGTTAGACCCTGGACGCTCGCCGCATGGGTTTTTCTGACCGCGGGGATCGCGCTCGGGTCGTGGTGGGCTTATTACGAACTGGGGTGGGGAGGTTGGTGGTTCTGGGACCCGGTTGAGAATGTCAGTTTCATGCCTTGGCTGATGGGGACCGCTTTGTTGCACTCGGCCATTGTTACGGAGAAGCGAGGTGCATTCAAAAGCTGGACCATATTGCTGGCCATTTTGACATTTTCCTTGTCCCTATTAGGGACATTCATCGTTCGATCTGGGCTGTTAACGTCTGTCCACGCCTTTGCTGTGGATCCTGAACGAGGTCTTTATATTCTCGGGTTGTTGGCTGTTTCAATTGGCGGATCTTTTTCCCTTTATGCATGGCGAGCGCCTTCCATGGAGGGCGGTGGTTTGTTCAAACCGTTCAGCCGAGAAGGCGGATTGCTTTTCAACAACCTAATCCTTGCAACCGCCACCGGCACTGTCCTTTTCGGAACACTCTATCCGTTATTTTATGAGGCCGTGACTGGCGGGCAGAAACTTTCCGTTGGACCACCATTTTTCAATGCAGCGTTTATCCCGATGATGCTGCCCTTGGTGTTTGTCATGGGGCTGGGGCCATTCCTATCATGGAAGCGAACATCTGCAGGCGATTTAGCAGGACGGGTCAAGTATGTAGGTCTACTGGCAATTGGTTTCGGTTTGGTCGCTTGGTATGTTGCACGCGGTGGCCCGGTGCTTGGCTATCTGTCGCTTGCGCTCGCATCATGGTTATTGCTGGCTACAGTGCGTGAATGGATGCTGCGCATAAGGCTTTTCGACGTTCCGTTGATAGAGGCGATGCACCGCGCGAGGGGCCTGCCTCGGGCTGCATATGGCATGTCGCTGGCTCACGCTGGCTTAGCTATCGCGATCTTTGGGTTTGTCGGTTCAAGCGTCTGGAAATCTGAGCAGATCCTGTTTGTCACACCAGGAAGTAACATTCAGATCGCCGGATTTGACGTTACCTTTTCAGGAGCTGAGCAAATCAGAGGCCCGAACTACATCGCTGATCGTGGTGCATTAGTTGTTAAACGAAATGGTCAGAAAGTGACAACGCTTTATCCCGAGCGGCGCTTCTATCCTATCGCGCAAAGCACGACCACCGAAAGTGCGATACGCTCTACCCTAGCTGGTGATCTCTATGCGTCGCTTTCCGAACCGGCCTCAGAACAAGCCGAGGCAAAAGGCGCTTGGACGCTACGTATCCTTTACGAACCCTTGGTGAATTTCATTTGGCTCGGATCGGCCTTGCTGGTTGTCGGTGGCTTGGTCTCATTAAGCGACAGGCGGTTGCGGGTCGGAGCACCAAAAAACCGTAAGCTTCGCGCCCTGCCAATGTCAGCGGAGTAA
- a CDS encoding DsbE family thiol:disulfide interchange protein: MIRFLAFAPLLIALVFGIFFLWGLNPNRDPNAIPSVLISQPAPDFSLEPVPGIQVPGLSRADLEGTNGPVIVNVFASWCVPCRAEHKVLTAFAKNEGHTLFGINYKDKPDDAARWLNDLGNPYERIGSDFTGRAGIEWGISGVPETFIVGGDGTVLYRYVGPVVGEQAVATFRAALSAAIASSKEPAL; this comes from the coding sequence ATGATCCGATTTCTTGCATTCGCTCCGCTCTTGATCGCATTGGTTTTCGGCATATTCTTTCTTTGGGGGCTGAATCCAAACCGCGATCCGAACGCAATTCCATCTGTTTTAATTTCACAACCAGCCCCAGACTTTTCCCTTGAGCCAGTGCCGGGAATACAGGTTCCAGGCCTGTCGCGAGCGGATCTGGAGGGGACTAACGGACCGGTCATCGTGAACGTATTTGCGTCCTGGTGTGTGCCCTGCCGTGCAGAGCACAAAGTATTGACCGCCTTTGCTAAAAATGAAGGTCACACGCTTTTTGGCATCAATTACAAAGACAAACCAGACGACGCCGCACGTTGGTTAAATGATCTAGGCAATCCCTATGAACGTATCGGCTCTGACTTTACCGGCCGAGCCGGGATCGAGTGGGGGATTTCTGGTGTTCCAGAGACCTTCATCGTCGGCGGGGATGGCACCGTTCTATATCGCTATGTGGGACCGGTCGTAGGGGAGCAGGCAGTTGCGACCTTCCGTGCCGCTCTCTCTGCCGCGATTGCGTCATCAAAGGAACCAGCTTTATGA
- a CDS encoding cytochrome c-type biogenesis protein, with translation MKRLLLCLTLSLVLTAPVEAVEPDEILANPELEARAREVSKVLRCVVCQNQDIDSSNAGVARDLRLLVRERLAAGDSNDEVMDFVRARYGDYVLMSPPLTPTTYALWFTPFFLAALSLLAFFMVMRRRRSAHPVEPLTADEEQQVVHFLNSKNQGNAE, from the coding sequence ATGAAACGCCTGCTTCTTTGCCTAACCCTTAGCCTCGTTTTGACAGCACCGGTTGAGGCAGTCGAGCCAGACGAAATCCTGGCAAACCCTGAATTAGAGGCGCGAGCTCGCGAAGTTTCAAAGGTACTACGATGCGTTGTTTGCCAAAACCAAGATATCGATAGTTCCAATGCTGGCGTCGCGCGTGACCTGCGACTTCTGGTGCGCGAAAGGCTTGCTGCGGGCGACAGCAACGATGAAGTCATGGACTTTGTTCGCGCGCGCTATGGTGACTATGTTTTAATGTCACCACCACTAACACCCACCACCTATGCTCTGTGGTTCACTCCATTTTTTCTGGCTGCACTTTCACTTTTGGCGTTTTTTATGGTGATGCGTCGGAGGCGGTCGGCACATCCCGTAGAGCCTCTTACGGCCGATGAAGAACAGCAGGTCGTTCATTTCCTAAACAGCAAAAATCAAGGAAACGCGGAATGA
- the ccmI gene encoding c-type cytochrome biogenesis protein CcmI gives MIWLFIVVLTSIAIGVLAMSLRARNYLEQGSDSTAAIYADQLAELERDVAKGMVSELDAKAARTEIKRNILRQTQAGSSALHSSKRVSRFGIGIAMLFVPVVAVGYYTQFGNPALSNITLAEQRETREERSQVVALTEQLKTRLETDSVGGPNEGWLLLGQTYMRLGQFADAVDAFSFVSTRPDAASSTFSMLTEALVAQENGIMTPAAQAAIDKAAVLDPTNPAVTYYRALSLQQSGQSAEAHKLIVARLEAADGFYPWMETLVAQANQIGAGIGRAPLSLEQFAPMLAGRGPSAEEVAAAEDMSAEERAKFIQSMVQRLADRLAEEPDDLDGWLRLGRAYTVLGDEKSAKAAYHKASKLSVALSASDPRKSLADNALNALGQ, from the coding sequence ATGATCTGGCTCTTCATTGTCGTATTAACGTCGATTGCGATTGGCGTACTAGCTATGTCTTTGCGCGCCAGAAACTATCTGGAGCAGGGCTCGGATAGTACCGCTGCCATCTATGCCGACCAGTTGGCAGAACTTGAACGCGATGTCGCCAAAGGAATGGTCTCAGAGCTTGATGCCAAAGCCGCGCGCACGGAAATCAAACGTAATATTTTGCGTCAGACGCAAGCGGGTAGCAGTGCTCTGCATAGTTCAAAAAGGGTCAGTCGGTTTGGCATTGGCATTGCCATGCTTTTTGTACCCGTCGTTGCTGTCGGATATTATACGCAATTCGGCAACCCCGCCCTGTCCAACATAACCTTGGCTGAGCAACGTGAAACACGTGAGGAACGGTCGCAGGTAGTCGCGCTCACTGAGCAGTTGAAAACACGATTGGAGACCGATTCCGTGGGCGGTCCAAACGAAGGTTGGTTGCTTCTGGGGCAGACCTATATGCGTTTGGGGCAATTCGCAGATGCTGTAGATGCTTTCAGTTTCGTTTCTACGCGCCCCGACGCGGCGTCCTCTACGTTTTCGATGCTTACTGAAGCTTTGGTCGCGCAAGAAAATGGGATAATGACACCCGCTGCACAAGCAGCGATTGATAAAGCGGCTGTGCTCGATCCGACCAATCCCGCGGTCACATATTATCGGGCGCTGTCTCTGCAACAATCAGGGCAATCGGCAGAAGCCCATAAATTGATAGTCGCCCGCCTTGAGGCAGCAGATGGTTTTTACCCCTGGATGGAAACTCTTGTCGCGCAAGCCAATCAGATCGGGGCCGGGATCGGACGCGCTCCGCTTTCTTTGGAGCAGTTTGCGCCGATGCTGGCAGGGCGGGGACCAAGCGCAGAGGAAGTCGCCGCTGCAGAAGATATGAGTGCCGAAGAGAGGGCCAAGTTTATCCAGTCGATGGTTCAAAGGTTGGCCGATCGTCTGGCTGAGGAACCTGACGATCTTGACGGCTGGCTACGATTGGGCCGTGCCTACACCGTACTGGGTGACGAAAAATCGGCTAAGGCAGCTTATCACAAAGCCTCCAAGCTATCGGTTGCATTATCTGCAAGTGACCCAAGAAAGTCGCTTGCCGACAACGCGCTAAACGCACTTGGTCAGTAA
- a CDS encoding protein-disulfide reductase DsbD family protein yields MLQRAFELISIGILGLLLLVGSAAVVGAARSDVQKTPAFSAQLVIAQDGVASGVRTLSGGLVLDLQPGWKTYWRSPGEVGVPPQFNWEGSSNLADVRQLWPAPKRFTAFGIENFGYETQVVFPLEFSLETPGSEVLFELELELLICSDICVPAKVNLSHALPQGSGLDDISAKKIAEALATVPAQEMPRDVLSTKVYIDPDQTELIAELTASKAFLEPDIFPEFGDGTTFGKPEFRMNNGGKLLWARFPINAVGPEPAALSLTVTDQMHGSFRVRPERLEAPPAIPNASSAQGRTIGTLAWFATIALVGGLILNVMPCVLPVLAIKVSSLVTSAGQSQAQTRAGLLATTVGVMLFMWLLAGLLITLKYIGVKVGWGIQFQNPFFLFVLITLLMVFIGNLFGAFEISLPAALQTRMVRAGGSTHFGDVFTGFFTAMLATPCSAPFLGTAVAFALTGSNLDIAVIFTSLGLGLALPYLTMAARPGFATALPKPGQWMVWVRRILALLLVGTVAWLTWVMIGVAGLSAASVTLLASAIIVALFASSRRYGRGLILATLPTLSLALIVVSALHSSDVEIAANESSSLNWIPFDRADIARHVSRGHVVFVDVTADWCVTCKANKVLILEKETVSSALNADGVIAMQADWTRPNEKIARYLQSNNRFGIPFNAVYGPGAPDGIILPEILGTSAVLDALEAARLSELRARLSNLTAR; encoded by the coding sequence ATGTTGCAACGCGCTTTTGAGCTTATCAGTATTGGGATTCTTGGCTTACTTCTTTTGGTAGGAAGCGCAGCGGTAGTCGGTGCGGCTCGAAGTGACGTTCAAAAAACTCCAGCGTTCTCGGCGCAACTAGTCATCGCTCAGGATGGCGTCGCTTCGGGAGTTCGCACCTTATCAGGCGGCCTGGTACTTGATCTGCAACCCGGATGGAAAACCTATTGGCGTTCACCAGGCGAAGTCGGTGTGCCGCCTCAGTTCAATTGGGAAGGTTCATCGAACCTGGCCGACGTACGGCAACTTTGGCCAGCCCCCAAACGCTTCACGGCCTTTGGAATAGAAAATTTCGGCTATGAAACGCAGGTTGTTTTTCCACTTGAGTTCTCTCTGGAAACACCCGGTTCTGAGGTGTTGTTCGAGCTCGAACTCGAATTGCTCATCTGCTCAGACATTTGTGTCCCAGCGAAAGTGAACCTAAGCCATGCACTTCCGCAAGGGAGCGGTTTGGATGACATATCGGCCAAGAAAATTGCCGAGGCACTCGCGACAGTTCCAGCGCAAGAAATGCCGCGAGACGTTTTGTCGACAAAAGTCTACATCGACCCGGATCAAACCGAGCTAATAGCTGAACTCACCGCATCCAAGGCGTTCCTTGAGCCGGACATTTTCCCAGAATTTGGAGACGGTACGACCTTCGGAAAACCCGAGTTTAGAATGAACAATGGCGGCAAGTTACTTTGGGCCCGCTTTCCGATAAATGCTGTTGGGCCGGAGCCAGCGGCTCTTTCTTTGACAGTCACTGATCAAATGCACGGCTCTTTTCGTGTGAGGCCTGAACGCCTTGAAGCTCCCCCTGCGATACCAAATGCGTCATCCGCTCAGGGTCGCACAATTGGCACTTTGGCTTGGTTTGCAACGATCGCACTTGTTGGAGGGCTGATACTGAATGTCATGCCCTGTGTTTTGCCTGTGTTGGCGATCAAGGTCTCTTCGCTTGTCACCAGTGCAGGGCAGTCTCAAGCCCAAACTCGAGCGGGTCTACTGGCGACGACGGTTGGAGTCATGTTGTTCATGTGGCTCTTGGCTGGTTTGCTAATCACATTGAAATATATTGGTGTGAAAGTTGGTTGGGGTATCCAGTTTCAAAACCCATTCTTCCTGTTCGTCCTCATAACATTATTGATGGTATTCATCGGGAATCTGTTTGGCGCATTCGAGATTTCTCTACCGGCGGCCCTACAGACGCGAATGGTCAGAGCGGGAGGTTCTACTCATTTTGGTGACGTGTTCACCGGATTCTTTACCGCCATGCTTGCTACACCCTGCTCGGCTCCATTCTTGGGAACGGCAGTCGCGTTTGCACTAACGGGAAGCAATCTGGACATCGCGGTGATTTTCACCTCGCTTGGCTTGGGGTTAGCGCTTCCATATTTGACCATGGCTGCACGACCTGGCTTTGCGACCGCCCTGCCGAAACCGGGTCAATGGATGGTCTGGGTTCGAAGAATTTTGGCTCTCCTGTTGGTCGGAACAGTGGCTTGGCTGACCTGGGTAATGATTGGTGTTGCAGGCCTATCGGCTGCATCGGTGACCTTGCTTGCTAGCGCGATAATCGTCGCACTTTTTGCCAGCAGTCGGAGATACGGTCGCGGTCTGATCCTCGCGACGCTCCCTACCCTATCCTTGGCTCTAATTGTTGTTTCTGCTCTCCATTCCTCTGACGTAGAAATTGCGGCGAACGAATCCTCTTCATTGAATTGGATCCCCTTTGACCGTGCTGATATCGCTCGACATGTGTCGCGCGGACATGTCGTCTTTGTGGATGTCACAGCTGACTGGTGTGTGACCTGCAAGGCTAATAAGGTTCTCATCCTAGAAAAAGAAACTGTATCTTCTGCTCTGAATGCAGATGGTGTCATCGCTATGCAAGCGGATTGGACACGGCCAAATGAGAAGATTGCCCGTTACCTTCAGTCCAACAACCGCTTTGGTATCCCGTTCAATGCGGTCTACGGACCTGGCGCTCCTGATGGGATTATACTTCCCGAGATTCTAGGAACTTCTGCGGTGCTTGATGCATTGGAAGCAGCCAGGCTTTCGGAATTGCGTGCGCGGCTCAGCAACCTTACCGCACGCTAA
- a CDS encoding DUF2933 domain-containing protein has protein sequence MAESIEKAAKKGFGVMHAGMVICCAIMLIPVAGYFIAGGTLTGLSNNFGVFAPIALCIGVHVAMFAFMGRSCHGNAKTKTETSNEIAELEPERISAKS, from the coding sequence ATGGCTGAATCGATAGAGAAGGCGGCGAAAAAAGGCTTTGGTGTAATGCATGCAGGCATGGTGATATGCTGCGCGATTATGCTGATCCCGGTTGCTGGTTATTTTATAGCTGGTGGCACTCTGACAGGACTGTCTAACAACTTTGGGGTCTTCGCCCCGATTGCGCTCTGTATCGGTGTACACGTCGCCATGTTCGCCTTTATGGGACGATCATGCCACGGGAACGCTAAAACCAAAACGGAAACTAGCAATGAGATCGCCGAATTGGAGCCTGAACGCATCTCGGCTAAAAGCTAG
- a CDS encoding L,D-transpeptidase, which produces MKNLTRRHFVVGSATLFSAPLSGPVFAAPTSPRHMWDKWDAQITPAGYIPATSNPWGIHNRFLPVRVEAKEGLVPGDIHVDAVGRYLYHIEPEGDTAMRYGVAIARGSLYEPGTYTIRRKVKWPTWRPTDAMIKRDPELYEQHAEGMDAGPNNPLGSRALYLYVGNRDTYLRIHGSPQPRSIGGRASSGCVRMIMAHINDLYPNVNTGNTAYLYPPEKVIGG; this is translated from the coding sequence ATGAAAAATTTAACGCGCAGACACTTTGTTGTTGGATCGGCGACACTGTTTTCGGCACCCTTGAGTGGGCCTGTTTTTGCTGCTCCGACTTCTCCTCGGCATATGTGGGACAAATGGGATGCCCAAATCACACCAGCTGGGTATATCCCTGCCACCTCCAATCCATGGGGTATCCATAACCGTTTTCTTCCGGTGCGGGTTGAAGCTAAGGAGGGTCTTGTTCCAGGCGACATCCACGTAGATGCCGTTGGAAGATATCTCTACCATATTGAGCCTGAAGGCGATACCGCCATGCGTTACGGCGTGGCTATCGCTCGGGGGTCATTATACGAGCCGGGAACTTATACTATCCGTCGCAAGGTTAAATGGCCGACATGGCGCCCAACAGACGCCATGATAAAACGTGACCCTGAACTTTATGAGCAACATGCGGAAGGTATGGATGCCGGTCCAAACAATCCTCTGGGCTCGCGCGCTCTATATCTCTACGTTGGAAATCGGGATACATACTTGCGTATTCACGGATCTCCTCAGCCAAGATCTATTGGCGGACGCGCAAGTTCAGGGTGCGTAAGGATGATCATGGCACATATCAACGATCTGTACCCAAACGTGAATACTGGCAATACCGCTTATCTTTACCCGCCAGAGAAAGTCATCGGCGGGTAG
- a CDS encoding heavy-metal-associated domain-containing protein, whose product MKLLIPNMSCGHCVSAIEQAVLTEDPIAIVKTELASKTAEIKSGLANETWINVLENAGYPASPIESNETT is encoded by the coding sequence TTGAAGCTATTAATACCGAACATGAGCTGTGGTCATTGTGTATCTGCCATTGAGCAAGCAGTTCTGACCGAGGATCCCATTGCAATTGTAAAAACAGAACTTGCCTCAAAAACAGCAGAGATCAAATCTGGATTAGCAAACGAAACATGGATTAATGTTCTCGAAAATGCGGGCTATCCTGCTTCTCCAATTGAAAGCAACGAGACTACATGA
- a CDS encoding heavy metal translocating P-type ATPase produces MVKKTQVTMSIEGMSCASCVGRVEKTLAALEGFSDVSVNLASEEARVTVERPELLIAATQALKDLGYPARTSQVTLNIASMSCASCVGRVDKALAEVSGVLSVTVNLAAETAVVTYIDGAATIADLLSASSGIGYPAEVAESNTSQSRMERKEEEASDLRQGVLIAAALTLPVFVLEMGAHLVPGFHMVIEKTIGTQTSWLIQFVLASVVLFGPGRHFFTKGIPALLRGAPDMNSLVAVGTGAAWSYSVVATFLPSLLPDGVRAVYFEAAAVIVVLILIGRWLEARAKGRTGAAIQALLGLQVRTARVLKDGKSVEVDVDALAEGDTILVRPGERLPVDGVVVDGSSNVDESMITGEPVPVQKIAGTSVTGGTVNGSGSLTFRASRVGADTTLSQIIRMVEEAQGAKLPIQGLVDRVTLWFVPAVMALAGLTVVVWLAFGPDPALTFALVAGVSVLIIACPCAMGLATPTSIMVGTGRAAEMGVLFRKGDALQQLAEVDVIALDKTGTVTEGKPTLTDVIVAEGFERQMVLGLIAAVEERSEHPIAEAIVRGAQDAGITVPSASGFRSVTGYGVAAQVEGHEVMVGADRYMIREGVDIAALIEDERDLAGRGRTALFAAVDGNLAAVIAVADPVKTSSHAAISALHNRGFQVAMITGDKQETAEAIARETGIDHVIAGVLPDGKVAALENLSANGRKVAFVGDGINDAPALAHADVGIAIGTGTDVAIESADVVLMSGDLRGVVNAVEVSKRTMSNIRQNLVWAFGYNVALIPVAAGVLYPAFGLLLSPVFAAGAMALSSVSVLTNALRLRGIVPAMNEQARERAFRPETQAHPAE; encoded by the coding sequence ATGGTTAAAAAAACGCAAGTTACAATGAGTATTGAAGGAATGTCCTGTGCCTCTTGTGTAGGGCGGGTCGAAAAAACTCTGGCAGCTCTAGAAGGGTTTTCCGACGTTTCGGTTAACCTCGCTTCAGAGGAGGCCCGAGTAACTGTAGAGCGTCCCGAACTCTTGATTGCAGCAACGCAAGCACTCAAAGATTTGGGCTACCCTGCACGAACCTCCCAAGTCACATTGAATATCGCATCTATGTCCTGTGCATCTTGTGTGGGTCGTGTCGATAAGGCTTTGGCAGAAGTGTCCGGTGTCTTGTCTGTTACGGTTAATCTTGCGGCGGAGACCGCAGTGGTTACGTACATAGACGGTGCCGCAACAATTGCAGATTTATTGTCTGCGTCTTCAGGAATTGGCTACCCGGCGGAGGTTGCTGAATCGAATACCAGCCAGTCTCGGATGGAACGAAAAGAAGAAGAAGCTAGCGATTTGCGACAAGGCGTATTAATCGCCGCTGCTCTAACCCTTCCGGTCTTCGTATTGGAAATGGGCGCACACTTAGTGCCAGGCTTTCACATGGTCATTGAAAAAACCATCGGAACGCAGACCTCATGGCTCATTCAATTCGTTTTGGCTTCAGTCGTTCTCTTTGGACCGGGCAGGCACTTTTTCACGAAGGGTATTCCAGCGTTACTTCGTGGCGCGCCAGACATGAATAGCCTTGTTGCCGTCGGGACAGGTGCCGCATGGAGTTATTCTGTCGTGGCTACGTTTTTACCAAGTCTGTTGCCCGATGGAGTGCGAGCCGTCTATTTTGAAGCAGCCGCTGTGATCGTTGTTCTCATACTTATCGGCCGCTGGCTAGAAGCGCGGGCGAAAGGACGAACCGGTGCCGCAATCCAAGCGCTTCTAGGTCTTCAAGTGCGTACAGCTCGCGTTCTTAAAGACGGTAAATCTGTCGAGGTTGACGTCGATGCGCTGGCCGAGGGGGATACAATTCTTGTTCGTCCGGGTGAACGGCTTCCAGTTGACGGCGTCGTCGTTGACGGTTCCAGCAATGTCGACGAAAGTATGATTACAGGTGAACCTGTTCCGGTTCAAAAAATCGCTGGAACTAGTGTCACCGGCGGCACTGTCAACGGTAGTGGAAGTCTGACCTTCCGTGCATCACGTGTAGGCGCAGATACGACCCTCTCGCAGATCATCCGAATGGTCGAAGAAGCACAGGGTGCCAAGCTGCCCATACAAGGTTTGGTTGATCGGGTTACTTTGTGGTTTGTTCCAGCAGTGATGGCTTTGGCTGGCCTCACAGTTGTCGTCTGGCTCGCATTTGGTCCCGACCCTGCATTGACCTTTGCATTGGTTGCAGGTGTGTCTGTGCTGATCATTGCCTGTCCGTGTGCCATGGGGCTGGCAACACCTACGTCAATAATGGTGGGCACTGGTCGGGCAGCAGAAATGGGTGTTCTGTTTCGCAAGGGTGATGCTCTTCAGCAACTCGCAGAAGTTGATGTTATCGCGCTGGACAAGACAGGTACGGTAACGGAAGGCAAGCCGACTTTGACAGATGTTATCGTAGCCGAAGGCTTTGAACGCCAAATGGTTCTTGGTTTGATTGCAGCGGTTGAGGAACGGTCTGAACACCCAATTGCCGAGGCTATTGTTCGTGGCGCTCAGGATGCTGGAATAACCGTTCCCTCAGCCTCGGGCTTTAGATCTGTGACTGGTTACGGTGTCGCAGCTCAGGTTGAGGGACACGAAGTAATGGTTGGCGCTGATCGTTATATGATTAGGGAAGGTGTAGACATTGCAGCCCTTATCGAAGACGAAAGGGATCTGGCAGGGCGTGGGCGCACTGCACTTTTTGCAGCCGTCGATGGAAACCTTGCGGCGGTTATTGCGGTGGCGGATCCAGTTAAAACTTCGAGCCATGCAGCAATTTCCGCACTGCACAATCGGGGCTTCCAAGTGGCTATGATCACGGGAGACAAGCAGGAAACCGCAGAAGCCATCGCACGCGAGACCGGGATTGATCATGTGATCGCGGGTGTTCTCCCGGATGGCAAGGTAGCTGCTCTGGAAAATCTAAGCGCGAATGGCCGCAAAGTCGCGTTTGTCGGCGACGGCATCAATGATGCACCTGCGCTCGCTCATGCCGACGTTGGGATAGCAATTGGTACAGGAACCGATGTCGCGATAGAAAGTGCCGATGTTGTATTGATGTCCGGTGATCTGCGAGGGGTGGTTAATGCGGTCGAGGTTTCGAAACGCACGATGTCAAATATCCGCCAGAACCTCGTATGGGCATTTGGCTACAATGTTGCGTTGATTCCGGTTGCGGCAGGAGTGCTGTATCCCGCATTTGGGCTTCTTTTGTCGCCGGTATTCGCGGCTGGCGCAATGGCACTATCGTCGGTTTCGGTGCTTACCAATGCCCTGCGCCTTCGCGGTATAGTTCCGGCCATGAATGAGCAAGCGAGAGAACGAGCCTTTCGTCCAGAAACTCAGGCGCATCCAGCTGAATAG
- the cueR gene encoding Cu(I)-responsive transcriptional regulator: MNIGMVSERSGLPSKTIRYYEDIGLVRPLRGDNGYRDFRETDLHKLAFLGRARALGFSIEDCRTLLSLYEDESRESSQVKAVAEEHLKAIDGKILQLQAMRTTLSHLVESCHGDNRPDCPILDDLADGSTEP; this comes from the coding sequence ATGAATATTGGCATGGTATCAGAACGCTCGGGTCTTCCATCCAAAACTATCCGTTACTACGAAGACATCGGTCTAGTCCGACCACTACGTGGGGATAATGGCTACCGGGATTTTCGCGAGACAGATCTGCACAAACTGGCATTTCTAGGGCGCGCTCGGGCGCTTGGGTTTTCCATAGAGGACTGTCGAACACTCCTCAGTCTCTATGAAGATGAAAGCAGAGAAAGTTCGCAAGTTAAGGCGGTGGCCGAAGAACATTTAAAGGCAATAGATGGGAAGATCTTACAGCTTCAAGCGATGCGCACGACGCTGTCGCACTTGGTAGAGTCCTGCCATGGTGACAACCGGCCGGATTGCCCGATTTTGGACGATTTGGCGGACGGATCGACTGAGCCATAG